Proteins co-encoded in one Apis mellifera strain DH4 linkage group LG15, Amel_HAv3.1, whole genome shotgun sequence genomic window:
- the LOC725115 gene encoding poly(U)-binding-splicing factor half pint isoform X7 — protein MASQRNQVQRQQALALMCRVYVGSISFELKEDTIRQAFLPFGPIKSINMSWDPVTQKHKGFAFVEYEIPEAAQLALEQMNGVMIGGRNIKVVGRPSNMPQAQSVIDEITEESKHYNRIYIASIHQDLTEDDIKSVFEAFGPITYCKLAQGSSPHRHKGYGFIEYETMQAALEAIASMNLFDLGGQYLRVGRAITPPNALMGPPSGTSMMPTAAAVAAAAATAKIQAMDAVASNAVALGLTKLGAAAPPILNQALPGIVRPSIAPATMMAPPTIATVAPVIPPPGIAIPQTLTRPPAIIQPIPGQPVVIPPPAVVAPTIVGTPVIPVTTTTNSDIMRRAQEQAAHQKQQEELQKKLLEETEPQTLQQQENMSIKGQSARHLVMQKLMRKVESRVVILRNMVAPEDVDESLQEEIQDECSKFGVVERVIIYNERQSEDDEDAEVIVKIFVEFSQMSEAERARDSLNGRYFGGRLVKGELYDQALFDNSDFSG, from the exons ATGGCTAGTCAACGGAATCAGGTGCAGAGACAGCAGGCTCTCGCCCTCATGTGCAG GGTATATGTGGGCAGCATCagttttgaattaaaagaGGATACGATTAGGCAAGCTTTTTTGCCTTTTGGTCCTATAAAATCAATCAACATGTCTTGGGATCCAGTTACGCAGAAGCACAAAGGATTTGCATTCGTCGAATACGAGATACCTGAAGCAGCACAACTTGCTTTGGAACAAATGAATGGTGTCATGATTGGTGGACGTAACATCAAG GTTGTGGGACGTCCGTCGAATATGCCTCAAGCTCAATCCGTTATAGATGAAATTACTGAAGAAAGTAAACATtataatcgaatttatattgCATCAATTCATCAAGATTTAACAGAGGATGATATTAAATCTGTGTTTGAAGCGTTTGGACCCATTACATATTGTAAATTGGCACAAGGAAGCTCACCACATCGACATAAAGGTTATGGTTTTATCGAATATGAAACAATGCAAGCTGCTTTGGAAGCTATTGCatcaatgaatttatttgactTGGGTGGGCAGTACTTACGAGTAGGCAGGGCTATTACGCCACCAAATGCTCTTATGGGTCCGCCAAGTGGAACTAGTATGATGCCTACTGCTGCAGCAGTTGCAGCTGCAGCTGCAACTGCAAAAATTCAAGCGATGGATGCGGTAGCCAGTAATGCAGTTGCTCTTGGTTTGACTAAGCTTGGAGCAGCTGCACCGCCGATTTTAAATCAAg cttTACCTGGGATAGTAAGACCCAGTATTGCTCCTGCAACAATGATGGCACCACCAACTATAGCAACAGTAGCACCTGTTATACCTCCTCCTGGTATAGCTATACCGCAAACATTAACTCGACCTCCTGCAATAATTCAACCAATACCTGGACAACCAGTTGTGATACCACCTCCAGCTGTTGTTGCACCTACAATAGTAGGAACTCCAgtt ataccAGTTACAACTACAACAAATTCTGATATTATGAGACGAGCACAAGAGCAAGCAGCTCATCAAAAACAGCAAgaagaattacaaaaaaaattgttagagGAAACAGAACCGCAAACATTACAGCAACAAGAAAATATGTCAATCAAAGGACAAAGTGCGCGTCATCTTGTTATGCAAAAACTTATGCGCAAAGTTGAATCTCGCGTTGTCATTTTACGAAATATGGTAGCTCCAGAAGATGTGGATGAAAGTTTACAAGAAGAAATTCAAGATGAATGTTCTAAATTTGGAGTTGTCGAAagagttattatttataatgaacgaCAATCTGAAGACGACGAAGATGCAGAAgttatcgtaaaaatttttgttgaattttctcaaatgagtg AGGCAGAACGTGCAAGAGATTCTTTGAATGGTCGTTACTTTGGTGGACGATTAGTGAAAGGAGAATTATACGATCAAgctttatttgataatagtgATTTTTCAGGTTGA